The following are from one region of the Alicyclobacillus fastidiosus genome:
- the hutH gene encoding histidine ammonia-lyase: MMSYASVVIDEEGITFETFCRVVYQGASVDISERCTANVVKCREFLEGVLREQKTVYGVNTGFGKLSSVVLPEAYSEALQVNLLRSHACAVGEPFPMEVVRAMMLLRLVSLARGFSGVRLEIVHVLRDCLNAGVYPIIPSKGSLGASGDLAPLAHLGLCLIGEGEALYEGRRLPAQEALLLAGIHPVVLQAKEGLALINGTQAMTAVGLTTYRQAMAVVRAANTIAAMTIEALNGIVDPFADPIQRVRPYPEQASVAKDLRTHLDGSQYVGAARPDKVQDAYSLRCVPQVHGASLRALNHIGETLFIEMNSTTDNPLLFPEEGLVYSGGNFHGQPVALAMDYLKIAVSELASISERRTERLVNPQLNEGLPAFLTPDAGRSSGMMILQYVAASLVSENKVLAHPASVDSIPSSANQEDHVSMGTIAARQAAQITQHAGDVLAIELICATQALEWKERAKLSPATRKVYEWVRKLVPSYVADRSYSKEIENLAAAILEGQLNDPAKAVGSRP; encoded by the coding sequence ATGATGTCTTATGCGTCCGTTGTCATCGACGAAGAGGGGATTACATTCGAAACGTTTTGTCGCGTCGTGTATCAGGGTGCATCCGTCGACATCTCCGAGCGGTGCACAGCGAATGTCGTAAAGTGCCGCGAGTTTTTGGAGGGGGTCCTGCGCGAGCAAAAGACGGTGTACGGAGTGAATACCGGCTTTGGCAAGTTGAGCAGCGTCGTCCTGCCTGAGGCGTATAGCGAGGCGCTGCAAGTCAACCTGTTGCGTAGCCACGCGTGTGCTGTCGGAGAGCCTTTTCCGATGGAAGTCGTCCGCGCGATGATGTTGCTTCGCCTGGTCTCACTCGCGCGCGGGTTTTCCGGAGTGCGCCTCGAGATCGTCCACGTACTGCGGGACTGTCTAAACGCAGGTGTTTACCCAATCATTCCGAGCAAAGGGTCACTTGGTGCGAGCGGCGATCTCGCTCCACTTGCTCATCTAGGGCTCTGCCTCATCGGTGAGGGAGAAGCGTTGTACGAGGGGCGTCGTCTTCCTGCACAGGAGGCCCTCCTTCTGGCAGGCATTCACCCCGTCGTCCTCCAAGCAAAGGAGGGGCTTGCGCTCATCAATGGAACCCAGGCGATGACGGCAGTTGGCCTCACGACTTACCGCCAGGCCATGGCAGTCGTCCGTGCCGCGAACACCATCGCTGCGATGACCATCGAAGCCCTAAACGGCATCGTCGATCCCTTTGCCGATCCGATTCAACGCGTTCGACCCTACCCGGAGCAAGCGTCGGTGGCCAAAGACTTGCGAACGCATCTCGACGGAAGCCAATATGTAGGTGCCGCGCGCCCAGACAAAGTCCAGGATGCGTATTCTCTGCGGTGTGTGCCACAAGTGCATGGTGCCTCCCTTCGTGCCTTAAACCATATTGGCGAGACGCTCTTCATCGAGATGAATTCGACGACTGACAATCCGCTGTTGTTTCCGGAGGAGGGACTCGTCTACTCGGGTGGGAACTTTCACGGACAACCGGTGGCACTCGCCATGGATTACCTGAAAATCGCCGTCTCGGAACTTGCCAGCATCTCGGAGCGCCGTACGGAGCGATTGGTCAATCCCCAGTTGAATGAAGGACTTCCCGCATTTCTCACACCAGATGCCGGGCGTTCATCCGGCATGATGATCCTGCAATATGTCGCCGCGTCACTGGTGTCGGAGAACAAGGTACTCGCCCATCCGGCGAGCGTCGATTCGATCCCGTCCTCCGCCAATCAAGAGGACCACGTCAGCATGGGCACCATTGCTGCCCGTCAGGCCGCACAGATCACCCAGCACGCAGGGGACGTCCTCGCCATCGAACTCATCTGCGCGACCCAGGCTCTGGAGTGGAAGGAACGGGCAAAACTCTCGCCAGCCACGCGCAAAGTCTACGAGTGGGTTCGCAAACTCGTCCCCAGTTATGTGGCGGATCGGTCGTATTCGAAGGAGATTGAGAACCTGGCCGCGGCCATCCTTGAAGGACAACTGAACGATCCGGCAAAAGCCGTCGGATCTCGTCCGTAA
- the pdhA gene encoding pyruvate dehydrogenase (acetyl-transferring) E1 component subunit alpha: MLMEHGLRDDRLAQGLGFTQFLTPDGGLAKQLDGRMDDSLLLDMYRNMVIARQFDRKAVNLQRQGRLGTYAPFEGQEAAQIGSALAIAKDDWMFPTYRDHAATITRGQSMTTVLLYWAGRLEGGAGTKSLRILPPSVPIATHLLHAVGMAWATKLRKENVVTVGYFGDGASSEGDFHEALNFAGVYHLPIIFICQNNGYAISVPFSKQSASKTISQRASAYDIEGERVDGNDVLAVFDAVSRARERARAGGGPTLIEAVTFRYGAHTTADDPKRYRDQELATDWRAHRDPITRLKRFLEERQLWTEDFEADVMADATARIEQALDEFARYDAPNPLDMFEHVYAEMPWHLKEQAAELERAMEKDGMQP; the protein is encoded by the coding sequence ATGCTGATGGAACACGGACTACGCGATGACCGACTGGCGCAAGGGCTCGGCTTCACGCAATTTCTCACGCCAGACGGCGGTCTCGCGAAGCAGCTTGACGGGCGGATGGATGATTCTTTGCTCTTAGACATGTATCGGAATATGGTCATTGCGCGACAATTTGACCGCAAAGCGGTAAACCTCCAGAGGCAGGGGCGCCTAGGCACATACGCGCCCTTTGAAGGGCAGGAGGCCGCTCAAATTGGCAGCGCCCTAGCCATCGCAAAAGACGACTGGATGTTTCCAACCTATCGCGATCACGCCGCAACCATCACGCGCGGCCAATCGATGACGACCGTTCTCCTCTACTGGGCGGGACGCCTGGAAGGCGGCGCAGGTACCAAGTCGTTGCGCATCTTGCCGCCGTCGGTGCCGATCGCGACACACCTGTTACATGCCGTCGGGATGGCATGGGCTACGAAGCTTCGCAAGGAGAACGTCGTCACCGTCGGCTATTTCGGAGACGGTGCGTCCTCGGAAGGGGATTTCCACGAGGCTTTGAACTTTGCTGGGGTCTATCACTTGCCGATAATCTTCATCTGTCAAAACAACGGCTATGCCATCAGTGTGCCGTTTTCGAAGCAATCGGCGTCAAAGACCATCTCTCAGCGCGCCAGCGCATACGACATCGAAGGCGAGCGAGTCGATGGCAACGACGTGTTGGCCGTCTTTGACGCAGTCTCGAGAGCCAGGGAGCGCGCCCGCGCAGGAGGGGGTCCGACCCTGATTGAAGCTGTAACATTCCGCTATGGTGCGCACACCACCGCGGACGATCCGAAGCGCTATCGCGACCAGGAACTCGCCACTGATTGGCGCGCGCACCGCGATCCCATCACCAGGTTGAAACGATTCCTCGAGGAGCGGCAGCTGTGGACAGAAGACTTCGAGGCTGACGTCATGGCCGATGCGACAGCGCGTATCGAACAGGCACTCGACGAGTTCGCCCGCTACGATGCACCCAACCCGCTCGACATGTTTGAGCACGTCTACGCAGAGATGCCATGGCACCTCAAGGAACAAGCGGCAGAGTTGGAACGAGCGATGGAAAAGGACGGGATGCAGCCATGA
- a CDS encoding DUF2974 domain-containing protein → MKASVYWRRVVGFTVASALCMIPFRFLDVNAVVGNEVAAPSKAVPTAAGFTGGVYDGVLMKMSDLSYSNLGPYQHDTLNQIAALSKAHSGPSGIYKQIELVNQRDWHLSSDQANQYFFSDLSGWRILATEDKEDYSGFYGVAYQKGNTIVIAFRGTNDVEDLVSDAGIYLSVSNIVDQEVPAVQFVNQVRTSLSPGQYHVIFTGHSMGGWLAQCMYMTFTSKYPGWQVDGATVFDSIGTHFHQNVSDIGRVKDYRFQGDLFSHYGSSLGSEIKIKNLTPDESLYDKHQMFDFYQYFYGAPIAVHALQV, encoded by the coding sequence ATGAAGGCTTCCGTATATTGGAGACGCGTCGTTGGATTTACGGTCGCCAGCGCACTCTGCATGATTCCTTTTCGCTTTCTCGACGTCAACGCGGTCGTGGGGAACGAGGTTGCGGCCCCATCGAAAGCCGTACCCACGGCAGCAGGTTTCACTGGCGGCGTGTACGATGGCGTACTCATGAAGATGTCCGATTTATCGTACTCGAACTTGGGACCTTATCAGCATGACACACTGAATCAAATCGCTGCACTGTCGAAAGCGCACTCTGGCCCAAGTGGGATTTATAAACAGATTGAGCTTGTCAATCAAAGGGATTGGCATCTTTCGTCCGATCAGGCAAATCAATATTTCTTCTCCGACTTGTCGGGATGGCGTATTCTCGCTACGGAAGACAAGGAGGACTACTCAGGCTTTTACGGTGTGGCGTATCAAAAAGGCAATACGATCGTCATTGCATTCCGGGGTACAAATGACGTGGAAGACCTCGTATCGGATGCCGGGATCTATTTGAGCGTGTCCAACATCGTCGACCAAGAAGTCCCCGCAGTGCAATTCGTCAATCAGGTGCGTACCAGCCTATCGCCAGGACAGTACCACGTCATTTTCACAGGCCACTCGATGGGTGGGTGGTTGGCACAGTGCATGTACATGACGTTTACATCTAAATACCCCGGCTGGCAGGTAGACGGAGCAACGGTGTTCGATTCCATTGGAACGCACTTTCATCAAAATGTGTCGGACATCGGACGTGTGAAAGACTACCGTTTTCAGGGAGATCTGTTCAGTCACTATGGTTCATCACTTGGTTCCGAAATCAAAATCAAGAATTTGACGCCCGATGAGTCACTCTACGATAAGCATCAAATGTTTGATTTTTATCAGTATTTTTATGGCGCTCCGATCGCCGTCCACGCATTACAGGTCTGA
- a CDS encoding DMT family transporter: MDFFLLVVLAALWGASFLFIRVASPILGPALLVDCRVLIAAFSLALYAIVVRQRVQLLVRWKSYMVLGAINAAVPFCLISIAELRLSAALAAILNATTPMFTAVVARIWMGETLPARKVCGLVLGIFGVLVAVGSDFSVHAASPVLWASCSLLAALAYAFGGVYSARKFVGISPLDLSIGQQLAAGIWLFPFIFFHRIQTPFSTSVVYSVLALAVLSTALGYLIYFRLMQRVGPVKTISVTFLVPVFGLVWGAAFLHERLSLRLLIALAVILCSVALVTNTRFRRRKPEAEAETPSPSA, encoded by the coding sequence GTGGATTTTTTCCTGCTCGTCGTGCTGGCGGCACTCTGGGGCGCGTCCTTTTTATTCATCCGCGTGGCCTCGCCGATCCTCGGGCCTGCATTGCTCGTCGATTGTCGAGTTCTCATCGCCGCATTTTCGCTCGCCCTGTACGCCATCGTCGTCAGACAGCGCGTTCAATTGCTGGTCAGGTGGAAATCGTATATGGTTCTTGGGGCCATCAACGCTGCGGTTCCATTTTGTTTGATCTCGATCGCCGAACTCCGGTTGTCGGCGGCACTCGCCGCGATCCTCAATGCCACCACGCCGATGTTTACAGCAGTCGTGGCGAGAATCTGGATGGGCGAGACCCTGCCTGCGAGGAAGGTCTGTGGATTGGTGCTGGGCATATTCGGCGTCCTCGTCGCGGTAGGGAGCGATTTTAGCGTTCACGCGGCGTCACCTGTGCTCTGGGCGAGCTGTTCACTCCTGGCCGCACTGGCTTACGCATTTGGGGGTGTCTACTCAGCCCGGAAATTTGTCGGCATCAGCCCGCTGGACCTCTCCATTGGTCAGCAGCTTGCCGCTGGAATATGGCTATTCCCTTTCATCTTCTTCCACCGGATACAGACTCCGTTCTCGACGTCCGTGGTGTACTCTGTACTCGCTCTGGCGGTTCTATCTACGGCCCTGGGCTATCTCATCTACTTTCGTCTCATGCAGCGCGTGGGACCAGTCAAGACGATCAGTGTTACGTTCCTCGTTCCAGTGTTCGGCTTGGTTTGGGGCGCGGCGTTCCTCCATGAGCGCCTCTCATTGCGGCTTCTCATCGCCTTGGCCGTCATCCTGTGTTCGGTGGCGTTGGTCACCAACACGCGCTTTCGACGGCGAAAACCGGAGGCGGAAGCGGAAACCCCGTCGCCGTCTGCCTAA
- the csaA gene encoding chaperone CsaA has product MATIDDFSRLDIRIGTIQHAETFPKARIPALKLQIDFGPLGVKWSSAQITRRYDPETLVGRQVVAVVNFPPRNIAGFMSEVLVLGGVPEKGDVILLQPDIPVQNGTPIS; this is encoded by the coding sequence ATGGCGACCATTGACGATTTCTCGCGGCTCGACATTCGGATCGGCACGATACAGCACGCAGAAACATTCCCAAAGGCTCGGATCCCAGCGCTCAAACTTCAAATCGACTTTGGTCCATTGGGTGTGAAGTGGTCGAGCGCACAAATTACACGGCGCTACGACCCAGAGACACTCGTCGGACGACAGGTTGTAGCCGTCGTCAACTTCCCGCCGAGAAACATTGCGGGTTTTATGTCTGAGGTGTTGGTCCTCGGAGGCGTACCGGAGAAAGGTGATGTCATCCTGCTTCAGCCAGACATCCCAGTGCAAAACGGAACGCCCATTTCGTAA
- a CDS encoding fatty acid desaturase, producing the protein MSNHESPQKWKHDIAPFEKSNNWKSLWQLTNTVVPFLGIWCLAYMSLSVSVWITLAITLIASGFFLRIFIIFHDCCHHSFFKSRKANELVGIVTGILTFFPYHQWKYEHSVHHATSSNLTKRGTGDMWTLTVSEYQNLSAIRRMRYRLYRNPFVMFGLGPLQLFLIEYRFNRKGAGRKERLNTYLTNLVLAATTAILCLTLGWRGVLLVEGPILYISGVVGIWLFYVQHQFEDTYFEEADKWDYVSAALQGSSYYKLPKLLQWVTGNIGFHHIHHLGPRVPNYNLQRVHDSYPALQNVPSVGVFSSLRSLRYRLWDEGNKKFVRFRDIRKVKSVT; encoded by the coding sequence ATGAGTAACCATGAGAGTCCGCAAAAATGGAAGCATGATATTGCTCCTTTTGAAAAGTCGAACAACTGGAAAAGTCTATGGCAACTAACCAACACTGTGGTTCCATTTTTGGGAATCTGGTGCCTAGCTTATATGAGTCTGTCCGTTTCCGTTTGGATCACGCTGGCCATCACCTTAATCGCTTCCGGGTTTTTTCTCCGGATCTTCATCATATTTCACGACTGTTGTCACCATTCGTTCTTTAAGAGTCGAAAGGCCAATGAGCTGGTTGGAATCGTCACTGGGATTTTGACCTTCTTTCCTTATCATCAGTGGAAGTACGAGCACTCGGTTCATCACGCGACGAGCAGTAACCTGACCAAGCGGGGTACTGGAGATATGTGGACGCTCACGGTGAGCGAGTATCAAAACTTGTCCGCAATCCGGCGAATGCGTTATCGGCTGTACCGAAATCCCTTTGTGATGTTCGGACTTGGCCCTCTCCAACTGTTTCTGATCGAATACAGGTTCAACAGAAAGGGAGCCGGTCGAAAAGAGCGCTTGAACACCTATCTGACTAACCTAGTGCTCGCTGCGACGACCGCGATACTGTGTCTTACCTTAGGTTGGAGAGGGGTTCTTCTGGTAGAGGGTCCTATTCTGTACATTTCCGGAGTGGTCGGCATCTGGTTGTTCTATGTCCAGCACCAGTTTGAAGACACGTATTTTGAAGAAGCGGACAAATGGGACTACGTAAGTGCGGCCTTACAAGGTAGTTCGTACTACAAATTGCCGAAACTATTACAATGGGTAACGGGGAACATCGGATTTCATCACATTCACCATCTTGGTCCCCGAGTACCAAACTACAATCTGCAACGAGTTCACGACAGCTACCCGGCCCTGCAGAATGTTCCGTCCGTCGGGGTGTTTTCCAGTTTGCGTTCCCTGCGATATCGTCTCTGGGATGAGGGTAACAAGAAATTTGTACGGTTTAGAGACATCCGCAAAGTCAAATCTGTCACTTGA
- a CDS encoding alpha/beta hydrolase — protein sequence MCHRTAYTVAPNVVLQGRSWGSDESRSARGVVLILHGMGDHIGRYDSFATFLAAAGFLVHGYDQRGHGLTGERMKSRGHLGEDGFEQLVRDAHHVIQTLRHSSPDLPVVVVGHSMGSFVAQSFLTQYGRSIDACILCGSNGPEGTMLHLAKWLARRTSNLHGPTSTSRLLTRLTFGAYNRAFRPNRTDFDWLSSDPQEVDLYLRDPHCGFSLSSASMYDMFTTLQNVHRPDRLRQIPNNLPIFIIAGEKDPLSHFGRGIRRLAALYEKHGMTNVTYKLYPDARHELLHEINRVEVCRDVLAWLHANVSRKRVGE from the coding sequence ATGTGTCACCGGACAGCGTACACCGTAGCGCCGAATGTGGTACTGCAAGGGCGCTCGTGGGGATCCGATGAAAGTCGGTCTGCACGGGGCGTCGTGCTCATCCTTCACGGCATGGGCGACCATATCGGTCGGTACGATTCGTTTGCAACGTTTCTCGCCGCAGCGGGTTTTCTCGTACATGGGTACGATCAACGTGGGCATGGTCTCACAGGGGAGCGAATGAAATCTCGCGGGCATTTGGGCGAGGATGGGTTCGAACAGCTCGTGCGCGATGCCCATCACGTCATTCAAACCCTCCGACACTCGTCACCGGATCTCCCTGTCGTTGTCGTCGGGCACAGTATGGGCTCATTTGTAGCGCAATCGTTCTTGACCCAGTACGGTAGGAGCATTGACGCTTGCATCTTGTGCGGGAGCAATGGCCCAGAAGGAACGATGTTGCACCTGGCCAAGTGGTTAGCCCGTCGGACCTCTAATCTGCACGGGCCCACGAGCACGAGTAGGCTGTTGACGCGTTTAACATTTGGCGCTTACAACCGGGCGTTTCGCCCCAACCGGACCGACTTTGATTGGCTCAGCAGCGATCCGCAGGAAGTAGACTTGTATCTGCGCGATCCGCACTGTGGTTTTTCTCTTTCGTCTGCCTCAATGTACGATATGTTTACGACTCTGCAAAACGTGCACCGCCCCGACAGGCTTCGACAGATCCCGAATAATTTGCCGATTTTCATCATTGCCGGAGAAAAGGATCCACTATCGCATTTTGGCCGAGGCATTCGTCGCTTGGCAGCTCTCTACGAGAAACATGGAATGACGAACGTGACCTACAAGCTTTATCCTGATGCGAGACACGAATTGTTGCACGAGATCAATCGAGTTGAAGTCTGTCGAGATGTTTTAGCATGGCTTCATGCCAACGTTTCTCGCAAACGCGTAGGTGAGTAA
- the yjjX gene encoding inosine/xanthosine triphosphatase → MVQIAIGSKNPAKIQAVTTAFDLMDIDARVEGVDVPSGVSAQPMSNEETMQGAVNRAKRTLLAGEFDYGIGLEGGVQETSYGLMLCNWAAVADRDGLVSVGAGVQIMLPDAVAEEIRGGRELGEVIDEWAGGHDISKGEGTIGILTQGQINRSQMFRDAIICAFAPSMRSKKTE, encoded by the coding sequence GTGGTTCAAATTGCAATTGGCTCTAAGAATCCGGCGAAAATACAGGCCGTCACGACGGCTTTTGACCTGATGGACATCGACGCGAGGGTAGAGGGAGTGGATGTTCCGTCAGGGGTTTCCGCGCAGCCTATGTCCAACGAGGAGACGATGCAAGGTGCGGTGAATCGAGCAAAACGTACCTTGCTGGCTGGTGAATTCGATTACGGGATCGGTCTTGAGGGAGGCGTCCAAGAGACCTCCTACGGATTGATGCTATGCAATTGGGCGGCAGTCGCGGACAGAGACGGCTTGGTGAGCGTCGGGGCGGGCGTGCAAATCATGCTTCCGGACGCAGTCGCCGAGGAAATTCGGGGCGGTCGAGAGCTGGGCGAAGTGATCGATGAGTGGGCTGGCGGTCACGATATCTCGAAAGGCGAAGGGACGATTGGCATCTTGACACAAGGTCAGATCAACCGTTCACAGATGTTTCGAGACGCCATCATTTGTGCCTTTGCCCCGAGCATGCGGTCGAAGAAAACAGAATAA
- a CDS encoding alpha-ketoacid dehydrogenase subunit beta — MSRNLNILQAISEAMDQKMEQDGRVVLLGEDIGTNGGVFRATDGLLEKFGEDRVFDTPLAESGIVGSAIGLALGGMIPVAEIQFLAFMYPALEQVLSHAARMRFRTRGEYSLPMVIRTPYGAGIRGPELHGESVEAFFVHTPGLKVVVPSTPYDAKGLLVSAIEDPDPVIFLEPTRTYRAFREEVPEALYRVPIGKAKVVQEGRDVSIFAWGSMLQLAISTARQLQVERGYSCEIVDLRSLAPLDRDTIVASVQKTGRALIVQEAHKTAGMASELISLLNDEALVYLKAPIKRVSGFDVPVPFFSVEDDFMPTQARVKQGIVDTMLF; from the coding sequence ATGAGTCGGAATCTGAATATCCTACAGGCGATTTCTGAGGCGATGGACCAAAAGATGGAGCAAGACGGCCGCGTCGTGCTGTTGGGGGAGGATATCGGCACAAACGGCGGCGTCTTCCGGGCAACAGACGGGCTCCTGGAGAAGTTCGGGGAAGACCGGGTGTTCGACACGCCGCTCGCGGAGTCTGGCATCGTTGGGTCCGCCATCGGGCTGGCGCTTGGCGGTATGATTCCCGTGGCGGAAATTCAATTTCTCGCGTTCATGTATCCCGCACTCGAACAGGTGCTCTCTCACGCCGCGAGGATGAGGTTCCGAACGCGTGGCGAATACTCGCTGCCGATGGTCATCCGCACACCGTATGGCGCGGGCATTCGCGGACCGGAGTTGCACGGCGAAAGCGTTGAAGCGTTTTTTGTTCACACGCCTGGGCTCAAGGTGGTCGTGCCTAGCACGCCGTACGACGCCAAAGGGTTGCTCGTGTCCGCTATCGAAGACCCTGACCCGGTTATTTTCCTCGAGCCTACCCGCACGTATCGCGCATTCCGCGAAGAGGTTCCGGAAGCGTTGTATCGCGTGCCTATCGGAAAGGCGAAGGTCGTACAGGAGGGCCGGGATGTCTCCATCTTTGCGTGGGGATCGATGCTCCAGTTGGCGATCAGTACAGCGAGGCAGCTTCAGGTAGAGCGCGGCTACAGTTGTGAGATCGTCGACCTGCGCTCGCTCGCTCCACTCGATCGCGATACCATTGTCGCGTCTGTCCAAAAGACTGGGCGCGCCCTCATCGTTCAGGAGGCGCACAAGACCGCCGGCATGGCTTCGGAACTCATCTCCCTGCTCAACGACGAGGCCCTCGTCTACCTGAAGGCGCCGATCAAACGCGTATCCGGCTTCGACGTGCCTGTCCCATTTTTC
- the hisC gene encoding histidinol-phosphate transaminase produces the protein MLTRIPARKELEQLGVYQPGKPIEEVKRQFGLSRIIKLASNENPFGYSPMAKEAMLQEMDKVTLYPEATAPELVEHLSVHLGVPGDEILLGNGSDELIRLITRSYIRQGDEAIMADVTFPRYETNVLIDGGSPVKVPLVDGVHDLEGMLAAITSKTRMIFVCNPNNPTGTIVGREALRNFIEQVPADILVIVDEAYYEYVTDPNYLQTLPLIDLHPNLLVLRTFSKVYGLAALRVGYAIAQADVLQSLTKVKDAFNTNRLAQAAALGALKDQEYVAFCRDKNAAGRHYLEQEFDRMGIRYFPSQGNFVLVNVLRSGDEVFASLLERGIIVRSGRQCDAYPDTIRVTIGTEEQNEAFIAALSDCLK, from the coding sequence ATGTTGACGAGAATTCCTGCTCGAAAGGAACTTGAGCAACTCGGGGTCTATCAGCCCGGGAAGCCGATTGAGGAAGTCAAGCGACAGTTCGGATTGAGTCGAATTATCAAACTGGCTTCGAATGAAAATCCCTTTGGGTATTCTCCAATGGCCAAAGAGGCGATGCTCCAAGAGATGGACAAAGTGACCCTTTATCCAGAGGCGACCGCACCCGAACTCGTAGAGCACCTCAGTGTGCATTTGGGCGTCCCTGGCGACGAAATTCTCCTGGGCAATGGTTCCGACGAACTCATCCGCCTCATCACGCGCAGTTACATTCGTCAAGGCGACGAAGCGATCATGGCGGACGTCACATTTCCAAGGTACGAGACCAATGTACTCATCGACGGCGGGTCACCTGTCAAAGTTCCACTGGTGGACGGCGTCCACGATCTCGAGGGAATGCTCGCAGCGATCACGTCGAAGACGCGCATGATCTTCGTGTGCAACCCGAACAATCCTACGGGAACTATCGTAGGAAGAGAGGCACTTCGCAACTTCATCGAGCAGGTCCCCGCCGACATTCTGGTCATCGTCGACGAAGCTTACTATGAGTACGTGACCGATCCAAATTACCTTCAGACTCTGCCACTGATCGACCTTCATCCGAATCTGTTGGTCCTACGTACCTTTTCGAAAGTGTACGGCCTCGCGGCGCTGCGCGTGGGTTACGCCATCGCGCAAGCGGATGTGTTACAAAGTCTGACAAAGGTCAAGGACGCCTTCAATACCAATCGACTCGCCCAAGCCGCGGCGTTGGGTGCCCTCAAGGACCAGGAATACGTCGCGTTTTGCCGCGATAAAAATGCTGCAGGGAGGCACTACCTTGAGCAGGAATTTGACCGAATGGGTATCCGGTATTTCCCATCGCAAGGCAACTTTGTTCTCGTGAACGTCCTCCGGTCAGGCGACGAGGTGTTCGCTTCGCTGCTCGAGCGAGGTATCATCGTCCGATCGGGCAGGCAGTGTGACGCGTACCCCGATACGATTCGGGTGACGATCGGCACTGAAGAACAAAATGAGGCATTTATTGCAGCACTCTCCGATTGCCTGAAATAG
- a CDS encoding divalent metal cation transporter, with product MKSLLEDIHPSGPLKRFLWVLAIFGPGIIVMLANTDAGCIITAAQSGAEWGYSMVLPQLVLIPIVYLVQEITVRLGVVTGKGHGELIRERFGRKWAIFSVSTLFLSAIGALVTEFSGIAGVGELFGISPRYSVSVATVILIVLGLSGSYKRVERIGIAMGLFELLLVPAAVMAHPSGHQLLRGLATVPIHQSSYVFLLAANVGAVIMPWMIFYQQSAVVDRKLSIRHLKAARIDTLAGSILTQIIMIAVVVMIAATVGLKNPQHPLNTVADISQGLLPFLGPSGAKVIFGLGMLGASFVAALVVSLAGAWGIGEVAGFQHSVNSKVKDAKWFYFIYTLAHVGGAILVFSGINLVNLAVDTEVMNALLLPIVLGFLLLLEAKVLPKEWRMKGTYKYIVWILSAIVMLFGVYMGIKILL from the coding sequence ATGAAATCACTCCTAGAAGATATCCATCCAAGTGGTCCGCTCAAGCGGTTCCTATGGGTTCTCGCAATATTTGGGCCTGGCATCATCGTCATGCTCGCCAATACTGACGCTGGGTGCATCATTACAGCTGCGCAGTCCGGAGCCGAGTGGGGCTATTCGATGGTGTTGCCGCAGTTGGTGCTCATTCCAATTGTGTATTTAGTGCAAGAGATTACGGTTCGCTTGGGCGTCGTCACTGGTAAAGGTCACGGCGAACTGATTCGCGAACGATTCGGTCGCAAGTGGGCCATCTTCTCTGTGTCCACCTTGTTTCTCTCCGCGATTGGCGCGCTGGTGACCGAGTTCAGCGGCATCGCCGGCGTCGGCGAGCTATTCGGCATCTCACCCCGGTACAGCGTGTCGGTTGCAACGGTCATCTTGATTGTGTTAGGCCTTTCCGGCAGCTATAAGCGCGTCGAACGCATCGGCATCGCAATGGGCCTATTTGAATTACTATTGGTGCCTGCTGCCGTTATGGCACACCCGAGTGGGCATCAACTGTTGCGGGGATTGGCCACTGTGCCTATCCATCAGTCGAGCTACGTGTTCTTGTTGGCAGCAAACGTCGGGGCGGTGATCATGCCTTGGATGATCTTTTACCAGCAGTCCGCGGTCGTCGACCGAAAGCTTTCGATCAGGCATCTGAAAGCCGCGAGGATTGATACCTTAGCGGGATCGATTCTGACACAAATCATCATGATTGCCGTCGTCGTGATGATTGCGGCGACAGTCGGTTTGAAAAATCCTCAACACCCACTGAATACGGTGGCGGATATATCGCAAGGATTGTTGCCGTTCTTAGGTCCGTCCGGTGCCAAGGTGATCTTTGGCCTCGGGATGCTCGGTGCGAGCTTCGTGGCGGCTCTTGTGGTATCGCTCGCCGGCGCGTGGGGCATTGGCGAGGTCGCAGGCTTTCAACACAGTGTCAACAGCAAAGTGAAGGACGCGAAGTGGTTTTATTTCATTTACACGTTGGCGCATGTCGGGGGTGCCATCCTTGTCTTCAGCGGCATCAACTTAGTAAACTTGGCTGTCGACACGGAAGTGATGAATGCGCTGCTTCTGCCCATCGTCCTTGGATTTCTACTGTTGCTCGAAGCCAAGGTGTTACCCAAGGAGTGGCGGATGAAAGGCACCTACAAGTACATTGTGTGGATACTTTCAGCGATTGTGATGTTGTTCGGCGTCTACATGGGGATAAAAATTCTTTTGTGA